The Ensifer canadensis genomic sequence GTGGCCTTTGTCGGCCCCTCGGGCGCCGGCAAGACGACGATCTGCTCGCTGCTGCCGCGGTTCTACGAGGTCGCCGAAGGCAGCATCACCGTCGACGGCGTCGACATTCGTGACATCAAGCTCGCCTCTCTTCGCGGACAGATCGGCATCGTGCAGCAGGATGTTTTCCTGTTCGCCGGCACGATCCGCGACAACATCGCCTATGGACGTCTGGGCGCAAGCGAAGCCGATATCCTCGATGCCGCTCGCCGGGCCAAACTCGACGGCATGATCGCGGCTCTGCCCGACGGCATGGACACGGTCATCGGGGAGCGCGGCGTCAAGCTATCCGGCGGTCAGAAGCAGCGCCTGGCAATCGCCCGGATGTTCCTGAAGAACCCGTCAATCCTGATCCTCGACGAGGCGACATCGGCGCTCGACACGGAAACCGAAAAGGCGATCCAGCAATCGCTTGCCGAACTTTCCAAAGGTCGAACCACACTGGTCATCGCCCACCGCCTGGCGACGATCCGCGATGCCGACCGCATCATCGTCGTCGACACGAACGGCATCAGCGAACAAGGACCACACGACACGCTGCTCGCCGCCAAGGGCACCTATAGCCGGCTTTATCACGCCCAGGCCGGATTGCGTTGAGGCCGGCGCAGCGCGGTTGCACTTGCGTTGACGGAGCGGTAGGTACGAAGCCGATCCGCCCGTCCGGGCGGCAGGTTTCCTTCCCGACCGACTGGCCCCATCGACTGGGCCTACCGACTGGCCCCACCGACTGGCATTGCGCACCATGACCACCCTGGATCTTCCCGCCCTCGAACGAGCCGTCCTCGCCTTGCCGCAGCAATACAGGGGGCCCGGCGGCGTCGTCGGTGTCGTCAGGGACGGCGAGGTCATCCTCAAGCACGTCTGGGGCTATGCCGATCTTACGGCGCGCAAGCCGATGACGGCAGGCACGCTGCTGCCGATCTGCTCGATCAGCAAACAGTTCACCTGCGCGGTGTTGCTCGACACGGTGGGCGATCCCGCCAAGCTCGATGGCGCACTCGATGCCTACCTGCCGCTGATCGAAGGCAAACGTCCGAGCGTGGCGCATCTCTGCCACAACCAGTCTGGCCTGCGCGACTACTGGGCCCTGACGGTGCTGCAGGGCGCCATGGCCGACGGCGTCTTCCGCCGTGAGCACGCCCGGCCGCTGCTGTCGCGCGCCCGCTCGACGCATTTCGAGCCCGGCACGCGCTATTCCTATTCGAACGGCAACTACCGTATCCTGGCCGACCTCATCGAAGATTTTTCGGGTCGATCGTTGTCCGAGCTCTACGACCGCAGCACTTTCGGTCCGGCCGGCATGACCACGGCCGCCCTCACCCCCGATACCAGTATCTCGCCGAACGGCGTGATCGGCTACGAGGGCAATGAGACCACAGGCTATTTCGAGGCGACCAACCGGATCTACTGGGCGGGGGATGCCGGTATTTCGGCGACGCTTGACGACATGCTCGCCTGGGAGCGCTTCATCGATCGTACGCGTGACGACGAAGCCGGCCTCTACCGCAGGCTTTCCGCGCCGCAGACCTATGCGGACGGGCGGGCAGCAACTTACGGCTTCGGCCTTGCCCACGAACGGATCGGCGACGTCGCGATCACCGGCCATGGCGGCGCCTTGCGCGGCTTCCGCAGCCGTCGCCTTCATGCGGCCAGTGAGCGCCTCTCGATCGTCGTGATGTTCAACCACGAGGCCGACGCCCATGCCGCGGCGACGGCACTGATGAAGGTCGCGCTCGGTCACCGCGATGCCGAGGCGGCAGCCGGCGACTGGAATAGCGAACAGTTCGGCACCTATCTCGAACCGGAGACCGGCCTGGCGCTGTCGACGCGGCCGTTGGGATCGGGGCGGCTTGAACTGCGCTTCGCGACGGCAGGAGAATCGCTGCAGATCGCAGCGGACGCTATCGCCCGCTCCGGATCGGTTTCGTTGACGCCGAACGGCACCGGCCTGCACATGGAGCGTGAGCGCGAGAACCTGCAGACGACGGCCGAGAGGGTTGCCGGCAAGGCAAAGCCTGACATAGCCGGTCGTTACCACTCCGCAGAACTCGACGCCGATATCGAAATCGTTTCCACCAACGGCATCTTCTTTGCCGGTTTTAATGGCATGCTCGGCAAGGGTGCGATGCATGCGCTGCGGCCGTTTGCCGATGATGTCTGGCTGCTCAGCTGCAAGCGCTCGATGGACGCGCCGGCGCCCGGCGACTGGACCGTACGGATCCACCGCAACGGACAGGGCGCCGTTTCCGGCCTGACGATCGGATGCTGGCTTGCCCGGCAGATCGACTATATCAAGGTCGACTGAACGACGGTTCCGAGGCTTCGCGACAGGCGCCGGCAGCCAGAGATAGATGGAGACGACCCGAAGTGAGGCAGAAACGGCCGGCAGCAGGACGAGGCGAAGGCACTGGACGCATGACCGGCGACATCGGCAAGCGCGTAACCATCGCCCGTGCCCTTTCCAAGCTTGGCTACTGCTCGCGGACGCAGGCGGAAAAGCTGGTGCTTGAGGGCCGAGTCAGCATCGGCGGCCGCAAGACCACCGATCTAGCCCAATGGGTCGATATCGAAAAAGACCGCATCGCCGTCGACGGCAAGGCCGTTCTGGCGGAAGACAAGATCTACCTGATGCTCAACAAACCGCGTGGCCTGGTGACGACACGGCACGACCCGGAGGGGCGCCCGACCGTCTTTGATTGCCTGAGCGAGAGCGATGCACAGTTCCTCTCGCCGGTCGGTCGGCTGGACAAGGCGAGCGAGGGCCTGCTGCTCTTCACCAACGACACCGTGCTCGCCCAGCGCCTGCTCGACCCGGAAACCCATCTCGGCAAGGTCTATCATGTCCAGGTACCGGGCGAGATCGGCGACGCCAAGCTCCGGTCGATGGTCGACGGCGTCGACGAGGGCGGCGAGCATTTGCGCGCTGCGCGCGCCGGACAGTTAAGAGGCGGCGAGAAGAACAGCTGGATCGAGGTCGAGCTGCACGAAGGGCGCAATCGCCAGATCCGCCGCATGCTCGACGTCCTCGGCTTCGAGGTGCTGCGGCTCGTGCGCGTCTCGATCGGCGACATCGCGCTCGGAAAGCTTGCGAAAGGCGCGACGCGTCCGCTGACAACAGACGAAGTGCAGTATCTGAGGCAGCGTACGGGACAGCAATAGCCGCCGAACGGCCGTTCGCGGGCAGCGTCGCCACGACCGCGGTGATCCGCGGCGCCCGCAATGGGTGGAAATCCACCCACCAAGCGAGCCTCTTGTTTCCGAATCCACCCAAAACCAGACAACCGTCGGCAGAAATGCACGGCAACGCACGGCGAACCCGTTGTCTGTGCTAAGATTGCCTCTGCAAATGGGTCAACCAGAATCGGCATGGGAGGAGCCTTGCCGGCTGGTCGATATTTCATCCGGGAGGAAAAGATGAAAACCCTGAATGCGCTTCTTGGCGCCGTTGCCGCGCTGTCCCTGTTTGCCGCTTCCGCCAATGCGCAGACCTATCCCGAACGCTCGATCACCAT encodes the following:
- a CDS encoding D-aminopeptidase produces the protein MTTLDLPALERAVLALPQQYRGPGGVVGVVRDGEVILKHVWGYADLTARKPMTAGTLLPICSISKQFTCAVLLDTVGDPAKLDGALDAYLPLIEGKRPSVAHLCHNQSGLRDYWALTVLQGAMADGVFRREHARPLLSRARSTHFEPGTRYSYSNGNYRILADLIEDFSGRSLSELYDRSTFGPAGMTTAALTPDTSISPNGVIGYEGNETTGYFEATNRIYWAGDAGISATLDDMLAWERFIDRTRDDEAGLYRRLSAPQTYADGRAATYGFGLAHERIGDVAITGHGGALRGFRSRRLHAASERLSIVVMFNHEADAHAAATALMKVALGHRDAEAAAGDWNSEQFGTYLEPETGLALSTRPLGSGRLELRFATAGESLQIAADAIARSGSVSLTPNGTGLHMERERENLQTTAERVAGKAKPDIAGRYHSAELDADIEIVSTNGIFFAGFNGMLGKGAMHALRPFADDVWLLSCKRSMDAPAPGDWTVRIHRNGQGAVSGLTIGCWLARQIDYIKVD
- a CDS encoding pseudouridine synthase, giving the protein MRQKRPAAGRGEGTGRMTGDIGKRVTIARALSKLGYCSRTQAEKLVLEGRVSIGGRKTTDLAQWVDIEKDRIAVDGKAVLAEDKIYLMLNKPRGLVTTRHDPEGRPTVFDCLSESDAQFLSPVGRLDKASEGLLLFTNDTVLAQRLLDPETHLGKVYHVQVPGEIGDAKLRSMVDGVDEGGEHLRAARAGQLRGGEKNSWIEVELHEGRNRQIRRMLDVLGFEVLRLVRVSIGDIALGKLAKGATRPLTTDEVQYLRQRTGQQ